A section of the Solea solea chromosome 17, fSolSol10.1, whole genome shotgun sequence genome encodes:
- the batf gene encoding basic leucine zipper transcriptional factor ATF-like isoform X1 has translation MLPHDRANKKVIHKQRGTAALDLDVYASIKHTKESSSDDAKKVMRREKNRIAAQKSRMRQTEKADKLHLESENLEKENAALRKEVKQLTEEAKYLSSVLSSHEPLCTGLAPQTPDLLYPAHHGSYHQAHITVPHYQH, from the exons ATGCTACCTCATGACAGGGCAAACAAGAAAGTAATACACAAGCAAAGGGGCACGGCGGCTTTAGACTTGGACGTTTatgcatcaatcaaacacacaaaagag agctCGTCAGATGATGCAAAGAAGGTGATGCGGCGGGAGAAGAACAGGATTGCTGCTCAGAAGAGCAGGATGAGGCAAACTGAGAAAGCTGACAAACTACACTTG GAGAGCGAGAACCTGGAGAAGGAGAACGCGGCTCTGAGGAAGGAGGTGAAGCAGCTGACCGAGGAGGCCAAGTATCTGTCGTCTGTGCTGAGCAGCCACGAGCCTCTGTGCACCGGCCTGGCCCCTCAAACCCCCGACCTCCTCTACCCCGCTCACCATGGCAGCTACCACCAAGCTCACATCACCGTACCACACTACCAGCACTGA
- the batf gene encoding basic leucine zipper transcriptional factor ATF-like isoform X2 produces MAQGSDSNDTTYKSPSPGSRPSSSDDAKKVMRREKNRIAAQKSRMRQTEKADKLHLESENLEKENAALRKEVKQLTEEAKYLSSVLSSHEPLCTGLAPQTPDLLYPAHHGSYHQAHITVPHYQH; encoded by the exons ATGGCTCAGGGCTCTGACAGCAATGACACAACTTACAAGTCCCCTTCACCTGGTAGCAGGCCG agctCGTCAGATGATGCAAAGAAGGTGATGCGGCGGGAGAAGAACAGGATTGCTGCTCAGAAGAGCAGGATGAGGCAAACTGAGAAAGCTGACAAACTACACTTG GAGAGCGAGAACCTGGAGAAGGAGAACGCGGCTCTGAGGAAGGAGGTGAAGCAGCTGACCGAGGAGGCCAAGTATCTGTCGTCTGTGCTGAGCAGCCACGAGCCTCTGTGCACCGGCCTGGCCCCTCAAACCCCCGACCTCCTCTACCCCGCTCACCATGGCAGCTACCACCAAGCTCACATCACCGTACCACACTACCAGCACTGA